Within the Dehalococcoidia bacterium genome, the region CAATGAGGTGTTGATGCACGACCGCACAGCAGCGGGTAAACCCAGATCATCAAGAAGGGTCGGCCTCAGATCATGGATGAGACGGTGCACCTCTTTTCGTGTAGCAACCAGAAGCCTTTTCATCTCCTCAAGCTTCGGTCCGATATCCTTAGATGCCGACCTTGATGAGGTAGGAAAGGCCTCCAGTTGAATCCCGATAGTTGCCAGGGCTTGGCCCGTCACATCGTGTAAACCGCGGGCCACTCTCCGGCGTTCATCTTCCTGAGCCGAGATGATCTGCCTCAAAAGCTCCGTGCGCATTTCTTCCTTGGCCTGTAACTCCTGGTACAGGCGAGCGTTCTCAATAGCCATCCCCAACTGGTTGCCAATGGCAGTCAGCAGATCGACTTCCTCATCGGAGAACTGCCTTGGCTCCCGGCTGGCGATATTCAGTACGCCAACAACATTCTCCTTGGCCTTCAAGGGCACACTGACAAAGGCTGCCAAGCCTTCCTCGCTCACCACCCGCCGGGTAATCCTAGTGTCTTTAGAGAGATCGTTCACCACCAGCGTTTCCCCCCGCTGAGCCACCAGGCCGGCTATTCCTTCCCCCAGACCAAGGCCGGAAACCCCGTTGACAAACTGCCCCGAGAGACCTCTATGAATCCGGTAGGAAAGGGTTTGCGATTCCTCATCGAGGAATAGAACGCCCCCGACTTCGGCCTTGATCAGTTCCAGTATCTTATCGAGAGTCGTGCTGAGAATCACATCGAGGTCAAGGGTCTGGGATACGGTACCGGCAATGGCATTAAGCGCATAGAGATGGCGATTCATCTGGAGGATTCGTTGTTCCAGCTCTTTGCTCTCGGTGATGTCCCGGGCAAACTCCACTACCTGGGTGATGTTGCCGCTGGAATCGCGCAGGGGTGAGGCGCTGACTTCGATGTATCTCTCCTGTCCGGCG harbors:
- a CDS encoding GAF domain-containing protein, producing MNRAESLLYKARTLASLSLIVFMSTVKTVSLAARTKLAGLFRRTSPTVGLQTGLLVNTYELMRSRLRDALKEIEEKNRELEESRDHLSISLSFLQTTIDSLDGELMVLDRQLRIVQANRKVHLKSKNGEIVGRYCYEVMHGSSHPCQPPLCDCPVSRVWQTGVPARAIHLHHTDQNGAGQERYIEVSASPLRDSSGNITQVVEFARDITESKELEQRILQMNRHLYALNAIAGTVSQTLDLDVILSTTLDKILELIKAEVGGVLFLDEESQTLSYRIHRGLSGQFVNGVSGLGLGEGIAGLVAQRGETLVVNDLSKDTRITRRVVSEEGLAAFVSVPLKAKENVVGVLNIASREPRQFSDEEVDLLTAIGNQLGMAIENARLYQELQAKEEMRTELLRQIISAQEDERRRVARGLHDVTGQALATIGIQLEAFPTSSRSASKDIGPKLEEMKRLLVATRKEVHRLIHDLRPTLLDDLGLPAAVRSCINTSLEAAGIEGYLEIVGEEKRLPPPVEISVFRIIQEAITNVASHARAESTYIGLEFKEKSIAVQVEDDGIGFDLSRVFGAARAKQGFGLLGMKERAELLGGTVTIDTEPGRGTRILVEIPVEWGKDDVQDKSAASG